The Deinococcus cellulosilyticus NBRC 106333 = KACC 11606 genome contains a region encoding:
- a CDS encoding glycoside hydrolase family 32 protein produces MNPDTLTHILQPYAPHHRPLLHFAPHRNWINDPNGLVFLNGQYHLFFQHNPYGTDWGHMSWGHAVSKDLLHWEERPVALAEDDTTMIFSGCCVLDANNTSGFGTVDGPALIALYTGHHHDSGLQTQNLAYSLDEGQSWTRYGVVLDEGIPDFRDPKVFWHEKTRCWIMAVVLAAHHQVVFYASQNLKSWEKRSVFGPEGHTGGIWEVPELLELQDDAGESHWVLKVDLNPGGPFGGSGCQYFVGQFDGWSFTSTQEARWLDHGKDFYAAITFANLQDRTVWLGWMNNWEYARNHVQGEYSGVMSLPREIRLQRTADGLILCQTPIREWEEVWRALPCQQELLVKADQEHDLLVLPEAALDLQAHFVGTEQSILGIAFSVAGQLEWTLEFDVPDRKVTVSRQGSIEQSGFQGEHSAPLESVEQHVRLIVDHSTLEVFLNDGKQVFTEVFFPPQGESRLSLYTRSGQVKVQVFAVRGPQHP; encoded by the coding sequence ATGAATCCTGACACGCTCACGCACATCCTGCAGCCCTACGCACCCCATCACCGTCCACTGTTGCACTTTGCTCCCCACAGAAACTGGATCAATGACCCCAACGGTCTGGTCTTTCTGAACGGCCAGTACCACCTGTTTTTTCAGCACAACCCTTACGGCACCGACTGGGGCCACATGAGCTGGGGGCATGCCGTGTCAAAAGACCTGCTGCACTGGGAGGAACGTCCAGTTGCCCTTGCAGAAGACGACACCACCATGATCTTTTCGGGATGCTGCGTGCTGGACGCCAACAACACCTCTGGGTTTGGCACTGTGGATGGGCCAGCTTTGATTGCACTCTACACCGGACACCACCATGACAGCGGCTTGCAAACCCAGAACCTGGCGTATTCTCTCGATGAAGGCCAGAGCTGGACCAGGTACGGGGTGGTGCTCGATGAGGGCATTCCTGATTTCCGCGACCCCAAGGTCTTCTGGCATGAAAAGACCCGGTGCTGGATCATGGCTGTGGTCCTCGCAGCGCACCATCAGGTGGTGTTTTATGCTTCTCAGAACCTGAAAAGCTGGGAGAAACGCAGTGTTTTCGGACCCGAGGGACACACTGGAGGCATCTGGGAGGTTCCAGAATTGCTGGAGCTGCAGGACGACGCTGGAGAAAGCCACTGGGTCCTGAAAGTGGACCTGAATCCCGGAGGCCCCTTTGGTGGATCGGGCTGCCAGTACTTTGTGGGCCAGTTTGATGGCTGGAGCTTCACCTCCACCCAGGAGGCGAGGTGGCTGGATCACGGCAAGGATTTTTACGCTGCCATCACTTTCGCCAACCTGCAGGACCGCACCGTCTGGCTGGGCTGGATGAACAACTGGGAGTACGCCCGAAACCACGTGCAGGGCGAGTACAGTGGTGTGATGTCCCTGCCCAGAGAAATCCGTCTGCAACGCACAGCAGATGGACTGATCCTCTGCCAGACCCCCATCAGGGAGTGGGAGGAGGTCTGGCGTGCCCTGCCCTGCCAGCAGGAGCTCCTCGTGAAAGCAGACCAGGAACATGACCTGCTGGTGCTTCCAGAGGCAGCCCTGGACCTGCAAGCCCATTTTGTGGGCACAGAGCAAAGCATTCTGGGAATCGCCTTTTCTGTTGCAGGACAACTGGAATGGACACTGGAATTTGATGTTCCAGACAGAAAGGTGACCGTGAGTCGCCAGGGAAGCATCGAACAGTCTGGATTTCAGGGAGAACACAGTGCTCCCCTGGAGTCTGTGGAACAGCATGTGCGTCTGATTGTTGACCACTCCACGCTGGAGGTTTTCCTGAACGATGGAAAACAGGTTTTCACAGAGGTCTTTTTTCCTCCCCAGGGCGAAAGCAGACTTTCCCTTTACACCCGATCCGGGCAGGTGAAAGTGCAGGTTTTTGCCGTGCGGGGACCACAGCACCCCTGA
- a CDS encoding carbohydrate ABC transporter permease translates to MTSRAFKTLRTLAAILILLCVLIPLSMMVTLSLNPSEENIQISMGTIHAFIPQTVSLQNYKEVLQDPYQPFVRYLLNTLLVVFCTVGAGIFINSAAAFALAWGQGGYRKIYLMVIIAVFVIPGEALTIPLLLLVGKLGWIDSYQVQIVPFIASTFSIFLFYQFFSKLPQELIEAARIDGARLFQIYFRIAFPLSAPVVATISILGFLDAWNSYLWPLMVTRGTEFRPLGVAMAAFFGTQQAYWGNIMAFAVLMTLPIIIVFLIFQKHFVASVVGSGVKG, encoded by the coding sequence ATGACTTCCCGTGCCTTCAAAACCCTCAGAACCCTGGCGGCCATCCTGATCCTGCTCTGCGTGCTCATCCCACTCTCCATGATGGTCACCCTCAGCCTGAATCCCAGTGAGGAAAACATCCAGATCAGCATGGGCACCATTCACGCTTTCATTCCACAGACGGTGTCCCTGCAGAACTACAAAGAAGTCCTGCAAGACCCCTACCAGCCTTTTGTCCGCTACCTGCTGAACACCCTGCTGGTGGTGTTCTGCACCGTCGGAGCGGGCATTTTCATCAATTCTGCAGCTGCATTTGCGCTGGCCTGGGGTCAGGGAGGGTACCGAAAGATCTACCTGATGGTGATCATCGCGGTCTTTGTGATTCCCGGTGAGGCCCTCACCATTCCCCTCCTGCTGCTGGTCGGCAAACTTGGCTGGATCGACAGTTACCAGGTGCAGATCGTTCCTTTCATTGCCAGCACCTTCTCGATTTTCCTGTTCTACCAGTTCTTCTCGAAACTGCCCCAGGAACTCATCGAGGCTGCCAGAATCGACGGGGCCAGGCTGTTCCAGATTTACTTCCGCATCGCCTTCCCCCTCAGTGCCCCGGTGGTGGCCACCATTTCCATTCTGGGCTTCCTGGACGCCTGGAACAGCTACCTGTGGCCCCTGATGGTCACCCGTGGCACCGAGTTCCGTCCGCTGGGTGTGGCGATGGCTGCATTCTTCGGCACCCAGCAGGCCTACTGGGGCAACATCATGGCCTTTGCGGTCCTGATGACGCTCCCGATCATCATCGTTTTTCTGATCTTCCAGAAGCACTTCGTCGCCTCCGTGGTGGGGTCTGGCGTCAAGGGATGA
- a CDS encoding carbohydrate ABC transporter permease: MQTPPNIAAQAASRPRRRSRKTQEWLDELLLIAPASVLLLTFLILPFLMAGYLSFTDERLVPRPIPTEFVGLQNYLQVLQDPDFWQAFRNTAYFVILVVPFQCTLSLMCALLLNSELPLRSMFRSVSLLPLVTPMTVIVVIWAALYRIPDGFMNSILHLFGFQGYVDWLGDARFAMPAIVLLSAWATFPFQMLIFLAGLQDIPMERYEAAKMDGAGPWHMFRYVTLPGLRNTNIFILIITTLQAFKLFTQVDILTRGGPLGSTNTLVRYMVQEGYTAQQVGYASAVAVVFVILVGALAILQRVLLKNE, translated from the coding sequence ATGCAAACCCCCCCCAACATTGCCGCGCAGGCTGCAAGCAGGCCCCGGCGGCGTTCCCGAAAAACCCAGGAATGGCTGGACGAACTCCTGCTGATTGCCCCTGCAAGCGTTCTGCTCCTGACCTTTTTGATTCTGCCCTTTTTGATGGCCGGATACCTCTCTTTCACCGATGAACGGCTGGTGCCCAGACCCATCCCGACTGAATTTGTGGGCCTGCAGAATTACCTGCAGGTGCTGCAGGACCCCGATTTCTGGCAGGCTTTCCGCAACACCGCCTATTTTGTGATCCTGGTGGTGCCGTTCCAGTGCACCCTCTCCCTGATGTGCGCCCTGCTCCTCAACAGCGAACTGCCCCTCAGGTCGATGTTCCGCAGCGTGAGCCTCTTGCCCCTCGTGACCCCCATGACCGTGATTGTGGTGATCTGGGCCGCCCTGTACCGCATTCCGGACGGCTTCATGAACAGCATCCTGCACCTGTTCGGGTTTCAGGGTTATGTGGACTGGCTTGGAGATGCAAGGTTCGCCATGCCTGCCATCGTGCTGCTCTCCGCCTGGGCGACTTTTCCTTTCCAGATGCTGATTTTTCTGGCGGGTCTGCAGGACATTCCGATGGAACGCTATGAAGCTGCCAAAATGGATGGCGCAGGCCCCTGGCACATGTTTCGTTACGTGACCCTGCCGGGACTTCGCAACACCAACATCTTCATTCTGATCATCACCACCCTGCAGGCCTTCAAGCTTTTCACCCAGGTGGACATCCTGACCCGGGGGGGTCCACTCGGTTCCACCAACACCCTGGTTCGTTACATGGTCCAGGAAGGGTACACCGCACAACAGGTCGGGTACGCCTCTGCAGTGGCCGTGGTTTTCGTGATCCTGGTGGGAGCCCTTGCCATCTTGCAGCGTGTGCTGCTCAAAAATGAGTAA
- a CDS encoding ABC transporter substrate-binding protein, with amino-acid sequence MKKMPIALLATTLALSFSAQAKQITVWVIDGDSERPYFLQLQDAFNKANEKKGLTAKIVPVPSINDAIQSGFLSGKLPDVFMLDGPNMANYVWSGQLAPLDSYFSKSTLSDILPAIKDQGTYSPDGKLYAMSPYDSSVLLWGNKKYLQEAGVRIPRTLKEAWTLKEFEDALQKLSKVKGVTWPLDLKLNYSGEWLSYGFSPFLQACGADLINRKTWKATGTVNSEAAVNILEHLQSWAKNKWIVPASAGDNRFYGDKTAALVWVGNWMWRAHKEGLKDDLVLIPAPKFCGNKQVSPNGGWSYAIPKVSPNKDEAGAFINFAMSSKQVALYSDTTGYVPARKSAIRLSKLYGKGGEGAIMAEQSAKIALVRPVHPAYPVISKSFGDAVLNILSGASIKSELDKAAKAIDQDIASNKGYPPFNK; translated from the coding sequence ATGAAAAAAATGCCCATTGCCCTGCTCGCCACCACCCTCGCCCTCAGCTTTTCTGCACAGGCCAAACAGATCACCGTCTGGGTGATTGATGGAGATTCCGAAAGGCCCTACTTCCTGCAACTGCAGGATGCCTTCAACAAAGCCAACGAGAAAAAAGGCCTCACCGCCAAAATCGTGCCCGTGCCCAGCATCAACGACGCCATTCAATCGGGCTTCCTGAGCGGCAAACTTCCCGATGTGTTCATGCTGGACGGTCCCAACATGGCCAACTACGTCTGGTCCGGCCAGCTGGCCCCTCTGGACAGCTATTTCAGCAAAAGCACCCTCTCTGACATCCTGCCTGCCATCAAAGACCAGGGCACCTACAGCCCTGATGGCAAGCTCTACGCAATGAGCCCCTACGACTCCTCGGTGCTCTTGTGGGGCAACAAAAAGTACCTGCAGGAAGCCGGAGTGCGCATTCCCAGAACCCTCAAAGAGGCCTGGACCCTCAAAGAATTTGAAGACGCCCTGCAGAAACTCTCAAAAGTCAAAGGGGTCACCTGGCCCCTGGACCTCAAACTCAATTACTCCGGTGAATGGCTCAGCTACGGATTTTCTCCGTTCCTGCAGGCCTGCGGTGCCGACCTGATCAACCGCAAAACCTGGAAGGCCACCGGAACCGTCAACAGTGAAGCCGCTGTGAACATCCTGGAACACCTGCAAAGCTGGGCCAAAAACAAGTGGATCGTGCCTGCAAGTGCCGGAGACAACCGCTTCTATGGAGACAAAACTGCAGCCCTGGTGTGGGTCGGCAACTGGATGTGGCGGGCCCACAAAGAAGGCCTCAAAGACGATCTCGTGCTGATCCCTGCCCCGAAATTCTGCGGCAACAAGCAGGTCTCACCCAACGGAGGCTGGAGTTACGCCATCCCGAAAGTGAGCCCCAACAAAGACGAGGCCGGGGCTTTCATCAACTTCGCCATGTCCAGCAAGCAGGTCGCCCTGTACTCCGACACCACCGGATACGTGCCTGCACGCAAATCCGCCATTCGCCTGAGCAAACTGTACGGCAAAGGGGGAGAGGGGGCCATCATGGCCGAACAGTCCGCCAAAATTGCCCTGGTGCGCCCCGTGCACCCTGCCTACCCGGTGATCTCCAAATCCTTCGGGGATGCCGTCCTGAACATCCTCAGCGGAGCCAGCATCAAGTCTGAGCTCGACAAGGCCGCAAAGGCCATCGATCAGGACATCGCCTCCAACAAGGGCTACCCCCCCTTCAACAAGTAA
- a CDS encoding LacI family DNA-binding transcriptional regulator yields the protein MKSIVRLADVARHAGVSIPTVSRILNGVQTVAPELRERVMKSVEELGYQPNRMAKSLREQRTGILAHLTAGLNANFHATLARGVQDAAFDLGYTMILGSSHHLENGQSQLTYAKLFDSYRVDGMVVVPSSTPDPYLETLSSRIPIIEVDRTVGEYSRHAVLLNNAEVMGEAVRHLISLGHRNIALLYGIELVSTEVERYQGFMRAMKEGGVPVDPRFLISDDFTEEGGHRAFQRLVGSGLPVTAVVVTTNEMLAGVVGAARQLGVRIPEDISLIGMDDERWVRMMSPALTVMAQTPYEMGYEACRLLIQCVEGQPGNTPWLHRIPGQLVVRESTAPPRLSG from the coding sequence ATGAAATCCATTGTTCGCCTTGCAGACGTGGCCCGCCACGCCGGGGTGTCGATTCCCACCGTGAGTCGCATCCTGAATGGAGTGCAGACCGTTGCCCCTGAGCTCAGGGAACGGGTCATGAAATCCGTGGAGGAACTCGGATACCAGCCCAACCGCATGGCCAAGAGCCTGCGTGAGCAGCGCACAGGGATTCTGGCCCACCTGACCGCCGGACTGAATGCCAATTTTCACGCCACCCTTGCCAGAGGGGTGCAGGATGCGGCTTTTGATCTGGGGTACACCATGATTCTGGGGTCCAGCCACCACCTGGAAAACGGCCAGAGTCAACTCACCTATGCCAAACTCTTTGACAGCTACCGGGTGGATGGCATGGTGGTGGTGCCCTCCAGCACGCCTGATCCTTATCTGGAGACCCTGTCTTCCCGCATCCCGATCATCGAAGTGGACCGCACAGTGGGGGAATACAGCCGCCATGCGGTGCTCCTCAACAACGCAGAGGTGATGGGGGAGGCGGTGCGCCACCTGATCTCTCTGGGACACAGAAACATCGCCCTCCTGTATGGCATCGAATTGGTGAGCACAGAAGTGGAGCGTTACCAGGGTTTCATGCGGGCCATGAAAGAAGGGGGGGTTCCTGTTGATCCCAGGTTCCTGATCAGCGATGATTTCACCGAAGAGGGCGGACACCGGGCGTTCCAGCGTCTGGTGGGAAGTGGCCTGCCTGTCACTGCTGTGGTGGTCACCACCAACGAGATGCTGGCCGGTGTGGTGGGTGCAGCCCGTCAGCTGGGGGTGCGCATCCCGGAGGACATCTCCCTGATCGGTATGGACGATGAACGCTGGGTGCGCATGATGTCCCCGGCCCTCACCGTGATGGCCCAGACCCCGTACGAGATGGGGTATGAGGCCTGCCGCCTGCTCATTCAGTGTGTGGAGGGGCAGCCAGGGAACACCCCCTGGTTGCACCGCATCCCGGGTCAACTGGTGGTGCGGGAATCCACAGCACCTCCGAGGCTTTCTGGTTGA
- a CDS encoding MerR family transcriptional regulator encodes MKIGALSRQTGASVRSIRHYDRLGLLASSREENGYRTFSDADVQRVHLIRLFLSVGFQLEEIRNYGPCWRGEVSPLDDTPVELTLAFYERKLTHIDQQLHGLQQIRDRLQDQIDTLRRLK; translated from the coding sequence ATGAAGATCGGTGCCCTCTCCAGACAGACCGGAGCCAGTGTGCGGTCCATCCGTCATTATGACCGTCTTGGCCTGCTGGCTTCCAGCCGCGAGGAGAACGGTTACCGCACCTTCAGTGATGCAGACGTGCAGCGGGTGCACCTGATCCGTCTTTTTTTAAGTGTCGGCTTTCAACTGGAGGAGATCCGCAATTACGGTCCCTGCTGGCGTGGGGAGGTTTCTCCTCTGGATGACACCCCTGTGGAACTGACCCTGGCTTTCTATGAGCGCAAACTCACCCACATTGACCAGCAACTCCATGGCCTGCAACAGATCCGGGACCGTCTGCAAGACCAGATCGACACCTTGCGCCGTCTGAAGTGA
- a CDS encoding MBL fold metallo-hydrolase, with protein MQLKLIRNATLRLSYAGHEILIDPMLGPKHSLPSFAGKEANPTTDLPVPLLDVLQGVDLVVVSHLHPDHFDETAQQVLSRDVPVLVQPGDERTFQTAGFKEMHVLEDRFIWQNLRFTRTPGQHGSGPILQRMGNVMGFILEAPGEPTLHWLGDTILTDDVLKVVQDQQPEVIVTHSAGAMIADTLLLMDAEQTLHLAQAAPQAVVVAVHMESLDHCTVSRMDLRQAARDAGLREGQLIVPEDGEDVQVEAKEAVRA; from the coding sequence ATGCAGCTGAAACTGATTCGAAACGCCACCCTGCGTCTGTCCTATGCTGGACATGAGATCCTGATCGACCCCATGCTGGGGCCAAAGCACAGCCTGCCCTCTTTTGCCGGAAAGGAAGCCAATCCCACAACAGACCTGCCTGTCCCTCTCCTGGACGTGCTACAGGGAGTGGATCTGGTGGTGGTCTCCCACCTGCACCCGGACCATTTTGACGAGACAGCCCAGCAGGTGCTTTCGCGGGATGTGCCTGTGCTGGTGCAGCCTGGAGATGAAAGGACCTTCCAGACAGCTGGGTTCAAGGAAATGCATGTGCTGGAAGACCGGTTCATCTGGCAAAACCTCAGGTTCACCCGCACGCCTGGCCAGCACGGCAGCGGACCCATCTTGCAGCGGATGGGAAACGTGATGGGTTTCATTCTGGAGGCCCCGGGCGAGCCCACCCTCCACTGGCTCGGTGACACCATCCTGACCGACGATGTGCTGAAGGTGGTGCAGGACCAGCAGCCTGAGGTGATCGTCACCCACTCTGCAGGGGCCATGATTGCGGACACCCTGCTCCTGATGGATGCAGAGCAAACCCTGCACCTTGCCCAGGCTGCACCCCAGGCGGTGGTGGTGGCCGTGCACATGGAGAGCCTGGACCACTGCACCGTGTCCAGAATGGACCTCAGGCAGGCAGCAAGAGATGCCGGTTTGAGAGAGGGGCAGCTGATCGTCCCTGAAGATGGTGAGGACGTGCAGGTGGAGGCAAAAGAAGCTGTAAGGGCGTAA
- a CDS encoding metal-sensitive transcriptional regulator, giving the protein MTRAKTDKKTEAASCHPTHTDTHLCMPEDARKRANRRLAIARGHLESIQRMLEDPNVYCMDVLRQIKAVQGALQGAAGVVLRGHLEAHVATASERGDAEELIEELLEAMKLTQ; this is encoded by the coding sequence ATGACCCGCGCCAAGACGGACAAGAAAACCGAAGCTGCCAGTTGCCACCCCACGCACACAGACACCCACCTGTGTATGCCCGAAGACGCACGCAAACGGGCGAACCGTCGTCTGGCCATTGCCAGAGGTCACCTCGAAAGCATCCAGCGCATGCTCGAAGACCCCAACGTGTACTGCATGGATGTGCTCAGACAGATCAAGGCCGTGCAGGGCGCACTTCAGGGTGCCGCAGGTGTGGTGTTGCGGGGCCACCTGGAAGCCCACGTTGCCACCGCCAGCGAACGCGGGGACGCCGAGGAACTCATCGAAGAACTCCTTGAAGCCATGAAACTCACCCAGTGA
- a CDS encoding CopZ family metallochaperone: protein MTIELNITGMSCGHCEKAVKNALKSVSGVENAEVNLSQGTATVEGNADVQALIAAVTEEGYGATVRG from the coding sequence ATGACCATCGAACTGAACATCACCGGAATGAGCTGCGGCCACTGCGAGAAGGCCGTTAAAAACGCCCTGAAAAGTGTCTCTGGGGTCGAGAATGCCGAAGTGAACCTGTCCCAGGGCACCGCCACCGTGGAAGGCAACGCAGACGTGCAAGCCCTGATTGCCGCCGTCACCGAAGAGGGCTACGGGGCCACCGTCAGGGGCTAA